One Thiocapsa sp. genomic window, GCGACGGCTCCGGCGATGTGGAATCCAATCGAAATCGGCCCCTGGCCCTTGCCGATTATCGCCGTGTCGGCGGACTCTCCGGCTCGCTGCTGGGCCGTGCGCAGGCCCTCTGGGATGCCTTGGATCCCGCGGTTCGGGATGCGCTGCCGGTGCTCTGCCGCGGCCTGATCGCGCTCGAGGGCGGAGGCGCATCGATGCTCGGTGCACGCCGCGGGGATCTTCGCACCCTGACCCGTCGGGCGGCGGTCGCCAGGCTCGTCGAGTCGCTGATCGAGGCTCGCCTGTTGGTCGCCGAAGGTGTGGCCGATCCCTCGGCGCGGCTCGGCTGCACGCAGGAGGCGCCGCGTCTCATGGACGATCTGCGCCGCATCATGATCCAGACCGGCGAGGAATGGCGCGAGCGGCTGCGCAGCAGGCGCGGCACCGCCGGGCGCGATGCGTCGGTGCCGTCGGACCGCGATTTCGAGGTCGCCCCGGCCCCCGCCATTATGGCCCCGGCCATCGAGCGCGCCGAGGATCCCGACGCCGTGCCGGTCCTGCACTGGGAGGACTACCGCGCGCTCGCGAGCTTGATCCATCCGGCCCTGTTCGAGCGGTGGTCACCGATCCGCGACTGGGTCGCGGACCCGAGCAACCGCCGCGATCTCATCCTGCGCTATCAGATCTCTCGCCAGGCGCGCCTGTGGCGGCGCACCGACTGCAATCGCGAATATCTGCTGGGAGAGGCCGGCTATGCCGCGGCGCGGCGCTTCGCGGAGGCCTACGGCGAGGAGCTCGAGCCCTTGGAGCAGGAGCTCCTCGAGCACTCGCATCAGCACCTGGTGCTGCAGCGACGGCGCAACCGGTGGGCCCGTCTCCTCGGTCTGACCCTGGCCGCACTCCTGGTGCTCGCCACCGGGGCGGCCTTCTGGGCTTGGGACGCCTCGCGCGAGGCCACCCTGAACCTTCAGCGCAGCCTGCTCAAGGCGGCCGATCTCGCGGTGCGCCAGGGCAATACACCGGAGGCGGTGCGACTCGCCCTCAATGCCGGTCCCTATCTGCCCGAAGCCGCGACCGATACCCTCAGTCGCGCCTTCACCACGAATCGCATGATCGCGATGGTCCAGTCCGAGGCGATGGCGGGCGACCAGCCGCTGCCTCCGGCATTTCGAGACGACGGCGAGCGCTTGGTGACTCAATCGCGGGGCGAAGGTGCGCAGCTTTGGGCGCTGCGCGGTCAGAGCTACCAGCCCGAGGCACGCCTGTCCGGTCCGGAGACGCCGATCCATTCGGTACGCTTCGTCGGCAGCGGCACGCCCCAGACCATCCTGGGGATCGGCGAGGGCGGGGTCTGGCGGCTCCCGGCCGAGCCGGGGCAGCCGCCCGACTGGAGCTGCGGCGCGCGCCCGGACAGCCCGATCGCGCTGGACCTAGGCGGCCGCTTTCTCGCCCTCTCCCACGGTGCGCAGCAGGACCGTTATGCCGTCTGTCTCCTGGACCTGAGCCGCCCGGGTGCGCCGCTCTGGGACGTGCCCGTGCATGCGAGCGAGGTGCGCAGCATCGCCTTCGCGCCGAACGGGGAGCTGCTCGTCACGGCCTCGCGCGACGGCTCCGCGCGCGTGCTCGAGACCGGCACGGGAGCCGAACGGGCGGTTCTACCGACCAGCGGCTCGCTCGGCCGGCCGGCCAACGATGCCCGGTTCGACCCCGCCGGTCGGCGGATCGCCGTGGCGTCCGCCGACGAGCGGATCCGTGTCTACGACCTCGACGGCGGCGAGCTTGCCGAGCTGGGCATCATCGAACGCGACGGCCGACGCATTCGCATCCACAAGTCCGCGGTGCGCGAGGCGGTGTTCTCGCCCGGCGGGCAATATCTGATCGCCGGAGACGACGCGGGACAGGTGGTGCGCTGGGATCTCGAGAGCCGTTATGCCGAGGTCCTCGGGCATCACGACCTGAGCGTGGAGCACGTGCGGGTCTCGCCGGGCATGGACGACGAGGATCGCGAGCCCCTCGTCCTCAGTGCCTCGCTCGACAAAACCGCGCGGCTCTGGGGTCTGCTCTCCGGCAAGGAGGTGGCGGTCTTCAGTCATGACGCGGCGGTGACGGATG contains:
- a CDS encoding AAA family ATPase; amino-acid sequence: MTEHKVRIFVSSPSDLEHERALIKDVIEALAQEYLPYFSLQAVLWEEEALTAAQSFQAGLLRPSECEIVLVMLWTRLGTPLAEDPYEGMTGTEWEFVDAVRESARTGTPEVLVYKKTAPRMVDVNNAEATREALADRHRLEEFFRTHFFNPDGSFSRAFRQFGNDRSFRELLETQLRKLLNRRISAERRLASDAADWRGSPFRAGAPFELVDDRVFTGREIETRELVTRLEALQGPGRGLLLLSGPSGVGKSSLIRAGLLPRLIRPFLFPGIAGCRWGFVELEDRDPIQALAVALAAPGLLGPALDGFGLDVARLTRLLVSEPEVAADQLLAALGQLADDPASRSDASNGRLQLAVIVDPLDRLFTEAMRAAPRTRAFVKALALLAARDGVWVISSLRSDYLRHLGEMPELASLLDEQSWFRLEPPPAARIRQVIEIPARVAGIEYEGMAGGGRGLVDALESEASLLEHWPAVLEPALDELYHRARDGSGDVESNRNRPLALADYRRVGGLSGSLLGRAQALWDALDPAVRDALPVLCRGLIALEGGGASMLGARRGDLRTLTRRAAVARLVESLIEARLLVAEGVADPSARLGCTQEAPRLMDDLRRIMIQTGEEWRERLRSRRGTAGRDASVPSDRDFEVAPAPAIMAPAIERAEDPDAVPVLHWEDYRALASLIHPALFERWSPIRDWVADPSNRRDLILRYQISRQARLWRRTDCNREYLLGEAGYAAARRFAEAYGEELEPLEQELLEHSHQHLVLQRRRNRWARLLGLTLAALLVLATGAAFWAWDASREATLNLQRSLLKAADLAVRQGNTPEAVRLALNAGPYLPEAATDTLSRAFTTNRMIAMVQSEAMAGDQPLPPAFRDDGERLVTQSRGEGAQLWALRGQSYQPEARLSGPETPIHSVRFVGSGTPQTILGIGEGGVWRLPAEPGQPPDWSCGARPDSPIALDLGGRFLALSHGAQQDRYAVCLLDLSRPGAPLWDVPVHASEVRSIAFAPNGELLVTASRDGSARVLETGTGAERAVLPTSGSLGRPANDARFDPAGRRIAVASADERIRVYDLDGGELAELGIIERDGRRIRIHKSAVREAVFSPGGQYLIAGDDAGQVVRWDLESRYAEVLGHHDLSVEHVRVSPGMDDEDREPLVLSASLDKTARLWGLLSGKEVAVFSHDAAVTDARFSVDGRRVLSYSDPDGSARLWSVKPTETLAFHLPSADHVWHLAMAETFAAPGAASPDSGAPDAGTTDTPAVMLATAAFDGRVEVWQYDRRDDAPRRCASGP